DNA from Desulfobacterales bacterium:
CCCGAGCCGATCTTAAGCAGGTGGCCGGCCAGGTTGGCCGCGCTATACCCTTCGCTGGTGTCGCTGAAGGTCAATTCGGCGCCGATGGAGAGAAAAAGAGACCAGAGAAGCAGATGCAGGAGCCGTGGTTCGAAATCCTTGCGCCGGTACAGCAGAACCACTGCCGCCGCTACGAAGATAAGGCAGATGATAATCTGGTTGGCCCACTTGAACCGGACCAGTTCCGCCCCGGTCGGGAACCAGCCGGGAAAGAACTGCCCCTGGAGCAGACAGATGAACAACAGGCCGACGATAAGGGTATAGATCGCAAAGACCGGGGTGAGCCACAGCCGTCGGCGGAGAAAGAGGGGGGCAACCAGCAGGGAGACGCTTTCCAGGTAACAGGCGAAAAGACGAAGCTGGTAGGCCAGATCACCATTGTCATCGCCATGCGGAAGCACTCCCATCCCCTTGTATGACAGGGTGTGCAGGGCGTCGGTCACCCCGACGAACAGGTAGGCAATGCCCAGGAACAGCAGAAAATGATTCCACTGCATCCGCCTGGAACTCCAGGCCATCATGAAGATCCCGCCGGCAATGACAACGCTGAAGATCTCGGCCAGGTAATGGAAGAGCGGATAGTTGGTCCGGGCAACCAAATAGAGCCCGATAGCCAACAGGGGCCAGATCAACAGGTGCTTGGTATTTCCTGGCATGTAAACACCTCGACAACTCGTTGATATCACACCAGGATAATCAACATCGTTGCCGCCTTGTATCCGCACCGTTGTCGAACGTTCACGGATTCAGGAACATTATAGTTCGTGTCCGTCCAGAAATGAGCAATTTCGTTCAAGATCAAGGATCGCGAAAAAAATAACCGGAGTCATATAAATGATATTACGAGGATTATTTTTTGAGCATGACGCCGAGATTGGGCGAAAGGGCCATTTCTGGACGGGCACTGGTTCAACGGTGGTTATTTCCCCCCGGTCAGGAAGGCCTGGGCCTCGTCCACGTCATAACGGCTGCCGATGATCAACGGCACCCGTTGGTGCAGGGATTGCGGTTCGATGTTGAGAATATCCACGCCCTCATCGCTAATGGCGCGGCCGCCGGCCTGCTCAACGATAAAGGCAAGGGGGGCGGCCTCGTAAAGGAGCCTCAGTTTGCCGCTGGACTTGGCCGGGGTCTTGCTGTCGCGCGGGTAGAGAAAGATGCCGCCGGTAATCAGGTTGCGGTGGAAATCAGCCACCAGGGAGCCTATGTAGCGGGCGCTGTAGGGCCGTCCGGCAACCGGGTCCTCGCTCTTCAGGTGTTCGACATATCGGCGCATATTATCGGACCAGTAGCTGGAGTTGCCCTCGTTGACGCTGAAATACTTGCTCTTTTTCGGGATCCTGATGTCGGGATGGGAGAGATAGAACTCGCCGACGCTGGGGTCAAGGGTAAAGCCGTGCACCCCGGAACCAGTGGTAAAGACCAGCATGGTGCTGGAGCCGTAGATGATGTAACCGCCCGCCACCTGGGCATTGCCCCTTTGCAGCAGGTCACTCTCCCCGCCCTGGCTGCCGACAAAAGAGGGGCGGGGGCTGAAGCCGGAGTCAGTGCTCCGCCGGGAGAATCCGGCCCCGGCATTACGGCGGCGGTGGATGGAAAAAATCGTGCCGATGGAGACGTTGACATCGATGTTGGACGAGCCGTCCAGGGGATCAAAGGCCAGGGTATACTTGCCCTCGTAGCCGTCAACCACCGGGATGATGTCATCCTCCTCCTCGGAGGTCATCACGCAGATATAGCCGCACCGGGCCATCCGCCGCTTGATCGTGTTGTTGGCGAACTCGTCGAGCTTCTGCACCTCCTCGCCCTGGATATTGGTCTTCCCGGACATGCCGAGGATATCGGCCAGTCCGGCCATGTTCACCTCGGCGGAGATGGTCTTGGCGGCCACGATCAACTCGTTCAGCAGCCCGGTCAGTTCACCGGTGGCCTCCGGATACATGCGCTGCAGGTCCATGATAAGGCGGCTGACGGTTATTCCCAGCGGTCTGTGCATAATAATTCCCCCTCTTCCCATAGATATCCCAAGACCATTGACAGCGGAGCTTTTTTTGAATAACAGAGTATCTCCTTCCAGGTAATATTTAGGGGATCAACACGCTATTGTCAAATGAATTGAGCGTAAACGATACCGGCCGGCCAAGTGGCGGCCGGGCAGGTTGCCCGGGGAAATTTTCATTGTAGATTGTGGCTGCGGCCTGAAATATGGCCCAGCCGCAACGAAACAATGAAAGACGTCACTCCGGCATGGCAAGGCCGGCGCCTGGTGACGACTTTCATATAAACATATGGCATATTGGTTCGTAAGACCTGCAATTCCGTTTTGGAAATACATGAGCGTTTACCAGGCAGGGGGCAACCCGGAGTCCGGCGGGGCTTATACCCTGTGAGTGATTACGATCAAACAATCCCACTGCCGACAGAGGGTATAATACCCGTGACAAAAATGAAATTTTCACCCCGGCCATACCAGAAAAAGGCCATTGATTCCGTGATCTCCCGCTACCATAACGGGTCGACCAGAATGCTGCTTCATCTTCCCACCGGGGCCGGCAAAACAGTAATTGCCACCTTGCTGGTCGAAAAACTACTGACTTTCCCGGGCATGGGAAAAATTTTATTTATTGCCCATCGTGAAGAAATCCTGGACCAGACTTACGGGAAACTGAAAAATCATCTGCCCGGTCTCAATATTCAAATTGAGCAGGGGACCCGTTCCACTGCCAGGGACGCCCAGATAACCATTGCTTCCGTTCAATCATTAATCAGGCGGAAAAAACGGTTTGACCCCAGAGAATTTTCCGTAATTATCTGTGACGAATGTCATCGTGCCCTGGCCCCCAGTTGGACGGATGTGATAACCTATTTTTATGAAAACAAAAGGCCGGACACCCTGTTGCTGGGAATGACGGCAACGCCCAGAAGGTCGGATGGCCGGTCCGCTCTTACTGTTTTTAATGAAATCGCCTATGAGATCAGCCGGGTGGAGCTGCAAAATCTCGGCTATCTTGTGCCAATGAGCTACTACACGGTTCGGACCGAGCTTAACCTTGACCAGGTGAAGATGTCCGGTGGTGATTTCCAGGTG
Protein-coding regions in this window:
- the fbp gene encoding class 1 fructose-bisphosphatase encodes the protein MHRPLGITVSRLIMDLQRMYPEATGELTGLLNELIVAAKTISAEVNMAGLADILGMSGKTNIQGEEVQKLDEFANNTIKRRMARCGYICVMTSEEEDDIIPVVDGYEGKYTLAFDPLDGSSNIDVNVSIGTIFSIHRRRNAGAGFSRRSTDSGFSPRPSFVGSQGGESDLLQRGNAQVAGGYIIYGSSTMLVFTTGSGVHGFTLDPSVGEFYLSHPDIRIPKKSKYFSVNEGNSSYWSDNMRRYVEHLKSEDPVAGRPYSARYIGSLVADFHRNLITGGIFLYPRDSKTPAKSSGKLRLLYEAAPLAFIVEQAGGRAISDEGVDILNIEPQSLHQRVPLIIGSRYDVDEAQAFLTGGK